One genomic segment of Paraburkholderia caffeinilytica includes these proteins:
- a CDS encoding cytochrome-c peroxidase, translating to MVMTLAACDAGSQAAGAKAEASAAPASTSTAASAANVAAHDAGQTRAQVYESVRRMTALGKQLFFDASLSGSGKLACASCHSPDHAFSPANSLSVQLGGNDMHRTGMRAAPTLKYLQSVPAFAEHYHESDDEGDESVDAGPTGGLTWDGRVDRGSDQARIPLLSSFEMGSTPAKVTAAVKAAPYADAFRTAFGEHIFDSDDATFSAVLQALETFEQTPELFYPYSSKYDAYLAGKTQLTQAELRGLQLFNDEKKGNCASCHISQRTMDGAPPQFSDFGLIAIGVPRNRALRVNQDPHFYDLGACGPERTDLKGRAEFCGIFRTPTLRNVALKKSFFHNGIYHSLDQVVRFYAERDTNPEKFYPVSKGKVQKFDDLPQRYWANLNTEPPFDRKRGDKPVLDEAEIKDVVAFLNTLTDGYKAGDKSGNKAAAN from the coding sequence ATGGTTATGACCCTGGCGGCGTGCGATGCGGGCTCGCAGGCCGCGGGCGCGAAGGCAGAGGCGAGCGCTGCGCCGGCGTCCACGTCTACGGCAGCGTCTGCCGCGAACGTGGCGGCTCATGACGCCGGCCAGACCCGCGCGCAAGTCTACGAATCCGTGCGGCGGATGACGGCGCTCGGCAAGCAACTGTTTTTCGACGCGTCGCTGTCCGGCTCGGGCAAGCTGGCCTGCGCGTCGTGCCACAGTCCCGATCACGCCTTTTCGCCGGCGAATTCACTGTCGGTGCAACTGGGTGGCAACGACATGCATCGCACCGGCATGCGCGCCGCGCCGACGCTCAAGTATCTGCAATCGGTGCCGGCGTTCGCCGAGCACTATCACGAGTCGGACGACGAAGGCGACGAAAGCGTGGATGCCGGGCCGACCGGCGGCTTGACGTGGGACGGCCGGGTCGACCGCGGCTCCGACCAGGCGCGCATTCCGCTGTTGTCGTCGTTCGAAATGGGCAGCACGCCGGCGAAGGTCACGGCAGCGGTGAAGGCAGCACCCTATGCCGACGCTTTCCGCACGGCATTTGGCGAGCATATTTTCGATAGCGACGACGCCACCTTCAGCGCCGTGCTGCAAGCATTGGAAACCTTCGAGCAGACGCCCGAGCTTTTCTATCCGTACAGCAGCAAGTACGACGCGTACCTGGCGGGCAAAACCCAACTGACCCAGGCCGAACTACGCGGCCTGCAACTCTTCAACGACGAAAAGAAGGGCAATTGCGCGAGCTGCCACATCAGCCAGCGCACCATGGACGGCGCGCCGCCGCAGTTCAGCGACTTCGGTCTGATTGCGATCGGCGTGCCGCGCAACCGCGCGCTGCGGGTGAATCAGGATCCGCATTTCTACGACCTCGGCGCGTGCGGGCCGGAGCGTACCGATCTGAAGGGTCGCGCCGAGTTTTGCGGCATCTTCCGCACGCCGACGCTGCGCAACGTCGCGTTGAAGAAAAGCTTCTTCCACAACGGCATTTATCACTCGCTGGATCAGGTGGTGCGCTTTTATGCGGAGCGCGACACGAATCCGGAAAAGTTCTATCCGGTTTCGAAGGGCAAGGTGCAGAAGTTCGACGATTTGCCGCAGCGCTACTGGGCCAATCTGAACACGGAGCCGCCGTTCGATCGCAAGCGCGGTGACAAGCCGGTACTCGACGAGGCTGAAATCAAGGACGTGGTGGCGTTTTTGAATACGCTCACGGATGGATATAAGGCGGGGGATAAATCAGGCAATAAAGCGGCCGCGAATTGA
- a CDS encoding acid phosphatase yields the protein MNKKLICAAPIAIAAALSLYACGGGSVTTPPDITSIKTVVVIYAENRSFDNLYGNFPGANGLQNVTAASAAQVDRNGTALATLPQVWNGLTQTGVTPVVTQAMTANLPNSPFAIDDPNGFNTPITATTRDLYHRFYENQMQINGGKNDKFAAWADSGGLVMGHYTLNADKLPLWKIAQQYTLADNFFMGAFGGSFLNHQWLVCACTPTYPNADKSPAAGSISSVESDGVTLKLAANSPASALSGPPKYVLSGNLTPDFYAINTMQPPYQPSGNKAASGGDANLADPTAATTLPAQTQQHIGDLLNNAKVSWAWYGGAWGAAVSAAQNGTSNVIYGANLTAPNFQPHHQPFNYFADLAPGSANRSQHLLDGGLAGSEFIKAIDSGTLPQVSFYKPQGNLNEHAGYTDVASGDQHIADVISHLQKSPQWNNMLVVVTYDENGGFWDHVAPPKADRWGPGTRIPALIISPYAKKGFVDHTQYDTTSILRFITHRFSLPTLPGIAARDAALVSNGGKPMGDLTGALNIRQ from the coding sequence ATGAACAAAAAACTGATCTGCGCGGCGCCTATCGCGATCGCAGCGGCGTTAAGTCTGTATGCGTGCGGCGGCGGCAGCGTCACCACGCCACCGGACATCACGTCGATCAAGACGGTCGTGGTGATCTATGCGGAGAATCGCAGCTTCGACAATCTGTACGGCAACTTTCCGGGCGCCAACGGTCTGCAGAACGTGACGGCGGCGAGCGCCGCGCAGGTCGACCGCAACGGCACGGCGCTCGCGACGCTGCCGCAAGTGTGGAACGGTCTGACGCAAACCGGCGTGACGCCGGTGGTGACGCAAGCGATGACGGCCAACCTGCCGAACAGCCCGTTCGCGATCGACGACCCGAACGGCTTCAATACGCCGATCACGGCCACGACGCGCGACCTGTATCACCGCTTCTATGAAAACCAGATGCAGATCAACGGCGGCAAGAACGACAAGTTCGCCGCGTGGGCGGATTCCGGCGGCCTCGTCATGGGCCACTACACGCTCAATGCCGACAAGCTGCCGCTGTGGAAAATCGCCCAGCAATACACGCTGGCCGACAATTTCTTCATGGGCGCATTCGGCGGCTCGTTCCTGAACCACCAGTGGCTGGTTTGCGCGTGCACGCCGACTTACCCGAATGCGGACAAGAGCCCGGCGGCGGGTTCGATCTCGTCGGTCGAAAGCGACGGCGTCACCTTGAAGCTTGCGGCCAACTCGCCGGCGTCCGCGCTGAGCGGGCCGCCGAAATACGTGCTCTCGGGCAACCTCACGCCTGATTTCTACGCGATCAACACGATGCAGCCGCCGTATCAGCCGAGCGGCAACAAGGCGGCTTCGGGCGGCGACGCCAACCTGGCCGACCCGACGGCCGCCACCACGCTGCCGGCGCAAACGCAGCAGCACATCGGCGATCTGCTGAACAACGCGAAGGTGTCGTGGGCGTGGTACGGCGGCGCGTGGGGCGCGGCGGTGTCGGCGGCGCAAAACGGCACGTCGAACGTGATCTACGGCGCGAACCTGACGGCGCCGAACTTCCAGCCGCATCACCAGCCGTTCAACTACTTCGCCGATCTGGCACCTGGCTCCGCGAACCGTTCGCAGCATTTGCTCGACGGCGGCCTGGCAGGCTCCGAGTTCATCAAGGCGATCGACAGCGGCACGCTGCCGCAAGTGTCGTTCTACAAGCCGCAGGGCAACCTGAACGAGCACGCGGGTTACACCGACGTCGCCTCGGGAGACCAGCACATCGCAGACGTGATCTCGCATCTGCAGAAAAGCCCGCAGTGGAACAACATGCTGGTGGTCGTGACGTACGACGAAAACGGTGGCTTCTGGGACCACGTGGCGCCGCCGAAGGCCGACCGCTGGGGTCCGGGCACGCGGATTCCGGCGCTGATCATCTCGCCGTACGCGAAGAAGGGATTCGTCGATCACACGCAGTACGACACAACGTCGATTCTGCGCTTCATCACACACCGCTTCTCGCTGCCGACGCTGCCGGGCATCGCCGCGCGTGATGCCGCGCTGGTCAGCAACGGCGGCAAGCCGATGGGCGATCTGACGGGTGCGTTGAACATCAGGCAGTAA
- the ggt gene encoding gamma-glutamyltransferase has protein sequence MSVPTHDAPRAPFASLSFARIVTATAVFAALAGGFVAPAPALAKTPPPKAVLDASAVAVPDRYGADTAQQIFAAGGNAVDAAVAIAFTLAVTCPDAGNIGGGGFMTVFMDGKPYFLDYRERAPQQATRDMYLDDKGNLVPGMSLVGHRAVGVPGTVEGMWEAQQRFGKLKWKQVLAPAIRYATDGFQVDQGLQQRHEAAAKSFAGKTNFDAYFSNLKAGAMYRQPELAQTLSRIASDGGREFYEGRTADLIAQQMYGHGLVTKQDLIQYKAVWRQPLTAAWNGYQVVTAPPPSSGGIGLIQMLKMKADLKPAFDGLELNSAPYIHLIAQIEDRVFADRQQYIGDPDSYKVPVDKLTGDAYLAQRADEVKPDEVPGATPVKGGLGDAMPEKAQTTHFSVVDKWGNAVSNTYTLNGSFGSGVVVDGGGFLLNDAMDDFVTKPGAAGASGATADELNTVAPGRRPLSSMTPTILLKDNKVSLVIGTPGGSRILTSIFQVMTNLYDFNMTPADALAAMRFHHQLLPPKTIYFEPYHPITGELADQLKAKGYALEGQSFNGDVQMIRVEGTTPEPAADPRGVGVGRVMR, from the coding sequence ATGTCCGTCCCGACACATGACGCGCCTCGCGCGCCTTTCGCCTCTTTGTCTTTCGCACGGATCGTGACGGCTACGGCCGTGTTCGCCGCGCTCGCCGGCGGCTTCGTCGCGCCGGCCCCCGCGCTCGCGAAAACACCGCCGCCAAAGGCCGTGCTGGACGCGTCGGCGGTGGCCGTGCCGGATCGCTACGGCGCCGACACCGCGCAGCAGATCTTCGCCGCGGGCGGCAATGCAGTGGATGCCGCGGTGGCGATCGCCTTCACGCTGGCCGTGACCTGCCCGGACGCGGGGAATATCGGCGGCGGCGGGTTCATGACCGTGTTCATGGACGGCAAGCCGTACTTTCTCGACTACCGCGAGCGAGCGCCGCAACAGGCGACCCGCGACATGTACCTCGACGATAAAGGCAACCTCGTGCCAGGTATGAGCCTCGTCGGCCATCGCGCGGTGGGCGTGCCGGGCACTGTCGAGGGCATGTGGGAAGCGCAGCAGCGCTTCGGCAAGCTGAAATGGAAACAGGTGCTGGCGCCCGCGATCCGTTACGCCACCGACGGCTTCCAGGTCGACCAGGGGTTGCAGCAGCGTCACGAAGCGGCAGCGAAGAGTTTCGCCGGCAAGACCAATTTCGACGCCTACTTCTCGAACCTGAAGGCAGGCGCGATGTACCGGCAGCCTGAACTCGCGCAAACCCTCTCGCGCATCGCCAGCGACGGCGGCCGCGAGTTCTACGAAGGCCGCACCGCGGATCTGATCGCCCAGCAGATGTACGGCCACGGTCTGGTCACGAAGCAGGACCTCATTCAATACAAGGCGGTCTGGCGCCAGCCGCTCACCGCCGCGTGGAACGGCTACCAGGTCGTGACCGCGCCGCCGCCAAGTTCGGGCGGCATCGGGCTGATCCAGATGCTGAAGATGAAGGCCGATCTGAAGCCCGCGTTCGATGGCCTCGAACTGAATTCCGCGCCGTATATCCACCTGATCGCACAGATCGAAGACCGCGTGTTCGCCGATCGTCAGCAGTACATAGGCGACCCCGATTCGTACAAGGTGCCGGTCGACAAACTGACCGGCGACGCCTATCTCGCGCAGCGCGCCGACGAAGTGAAACCCGACGAAGTGCCGGGCGCCACGCCCGTCAAAGGCGGCCTCGGCGACGCGATGCCGGAGAAGGCGCAAACCACGCATTTCTCGGTGGTCGACAAGTGGGGTAACGCCGTGTCGAACACCTACACGCTGAACGGGTCATTCGGTTCCGGCGTGGTGGTGGACGGCGGCGGCTTCCTGCTCAACGATGCGATGGACGACTTCGTCACCAAACCGGGTGCCGCCGGCGCGTCCGGCGCAACGGCTGACGAACTGAACACGGTGGCGCCGGGACGCCGTCCGCTTTCGTCGATGACGCCGACCATCCTGTTGAAGGACAACAAGGTGTCGCTCGTGATCGGCACGCCTGGCGGTTCGCGAATCCTCACGTCGATCTTCCAGGTCATGACCAACCTGTACGATTTCAATATGACGCCTGCCGACGCGTTGGCCGCGATGCGATTCCATCATCAGTTGCTGCCGCCGAAGACGATCTATTTCGAGCCGTACCATCCGATCACGGGCGAATTGGCCGACCAGTTGAAAGCCAAGGGTTACGCGCTGGAAGGGCAGTCGTTCAACGGCGATGTGCAGATGATCCGCGTTGAAGGGACGACACCTGAACCGGCCGCCGATCCGCGCGGCGTGGGCGTGGGTCGCGTGATGCGTTGA
- a CDS encoding transporter substrate-binding domain-containing protein, which yields MRCALVALIAFGVASLVRPAHADELTGTLKKIHDDGVVVLGVREASIPFSYFDGKRTVGYSQTIALQIVDEIKKTLGLPQLKVHEVTVTSSNRTPMLLNNQIDLECGSTTHTVERENVAAFSNSFFQYAVRMIAHKSSGIADFPDLAGKTVVTTAGTSDERLLRRLNTDKHLNMRITSARDHLEAFTALKEDRAVAFVMDEPIVYGFKSTDPRPEDFVVTGTPLGYEVYACMFRKGDEPLRTLVNGVIARGQLGGDAERLYNQWFTQPIPPRGINLNFPLSEQNRSLFAHPNDHALD from the coding sequence ATGCGTTGCGCACTCGTTGCGCTGATCGCGTTCGGCGTGGCGTCGCTCGTGCGCCCCGCTCACGCGGATGAACTCACCGGCACGTTAAAGAAAATCCACGACGACGGCGTGGTCGTGCTCGGCGTGCGAGAAGCGTCGATCCCGTTCTCATACTTCGATGGCAAGCGAACGGTCGGCTACTCGCAAACCATCGCGCTGCAGATCGTCGACGAAATCAAGAAAACGCTCGGCCTGCCGCAACTGAAAGTGCACGAAGTCACGGTGACCTCGTCGAACCGCACGCCGATGTTGCTGAACAACCAGATCGACCTGGAGTGCGGCTCGACCACGCATACGGTGGAACGCGAAAACGTCGCCGCGTTCTCGAACAGCTTCTTCCAGTACGCAGTGCGCATGATCGCGCACAAGAGCAGCGGCATCGCCGATTTTCCGGACCTTGCCGGCAAGACGGTCGTGACGACCGCGGGCACCTCCGACGAGCGCCTGCTGCGCCGCCTGAACACCGACAAGCATCTGAACATGCGCATCACGAGCGCGCGCGATCATCTGGAAGCATTCACCGCGCTCAAGGAAGACCGGGCCGTGGCCTTCGTGATGGACGAGCCGATTGTGTACGGTTTCAAATCGACCGATCCACGCCCCGAAGACTTCGTGGTAACCGGCACGCCGCTCGGCTACGAGGTCTACGCCTGCATGTTCCGCAAGGGTGACGAGCCGTTGCGCACGCTCGTCAACGGAGTGATTGCGCGCGGCCAGCTTGGCGGCGACGCGGAACGTCTGTACAACCAGTGGTTCACACAGCCGATTCCGCCGCGCGGCATCAATCTGAATTTTCCGCTGTCGGAACAGAACCGCTCGCTATTCGCGCATCCGAACGACCACGCGCTCGACTGA
- a CDS encoding glutamine--tRNA ligase/YqeY domain fusion protein: MNTERNDAPAASNFIRNIIDEDNRTGKWSQRVETRFPPEPNGYLHIGHAKSICLNFGVARSYGGVCHLRFDDTNPEKESVEYVDSIIDAVRWLGFEWEKGGEEQLYFASDYYDKLYEFAELLIERGKAYVDSQSAEEMRANRGSATEVGTPSRFRDRSVQENLDLFRRMKAGEFKEGEHVLRAKIDMSSPNFNMRDPVIYRIRFAHHYRTGDTWCVYPMYDYTHCISDALENITHSLCTLEFEDHRPLYDWILNELAEAGIFTRPLPQQIEFSRLNLTYAITSKRKLLQLVNEGHVDGWDDPRMPTIVGVRRRGFTPEAIQLFCERIGVTKVDSWIDMSVFEGALRDDLDDKAPRTAAVLDPVKLIIDNFPEGVSEPCNAPVHPHHPEMGVREFPISRELWIEREDFNETPPKGYFRLFPGNKVRLRYGYVIECTGADKDENGNIVAVHCNYFPDSKSGTEGANTYKVKGNIHWVSAAAAVPAEVRIYDRLFKEPQPDAGGRDFLEALNPDSKRVVNAYLEPGARDALPEQRYQFERHGYFVADRVDSKPGKPVFNRIVSLRDSWGKPA; the protein is encoded by the coding sequence ATGAATACCGAACGCAACGACGCGCCAGCGGCATCCAATTTCATCCGCAACATCATTGACGAAGACAACCGCACCGGCAAGTGGAGCCAGCGCGTCGAAACGCGCTTTCCGCCCGAACCGAACGGCTACCTGCACATCGGTCACGCCAAGAGCATCTGCCTGAACTTCGGCGTGGCGCGCAGCTATGGCGGCGTGTGCCATCTGCGTTTCGACGACACGAACCCGGAAAAGGAAAGCGTCGAGTATGTCGATTCGATCATCGACGCCGTGCGCTGGCTCGGTTTCGAGTGGGAAAAGGGCGGCGAGGAGCAGCTCTACTTCGCGAGCGATTACTACGACAAGCTGTACGAATTCGCCGAACTGCTGATCGAACGCGGCAAGGCGTATGTAGACAGCCAGTCGGCCGAAGAAATGCGCGCGAACCGCGGCTCGGCCACCGAAGTCGGCACGCCGTCGCGTTTCCGCGACCGCTCGGTGCAGGAAAACCTCGACCTGTTCCGCCGCATGAAAGCCGGCGAGTTCAAGGAAGGCGAGCACGTGCTGCGCGCGAAGATCGACATGTCGTCGCCAAACTTCAACATGCGCGATCCAGTGATCTACCGGATCCGCTTCGCGCATCACTACCGCACCGGCGACACATGGTGCGTGTACCCGATGTACGACTACACGCACTGCATCTCGGACGCGCTGGAAAACATCACGCATTCGTTGTGCACGCTCGAATTCGAAGACCACCGTCCGCTGTACGACTGGATTCTGAACGAGCTGGCCGAAGCCGGCATCTTCACGCGCCCGCTGCCGCAACAAATCGAGTTTTCGCGCCTGAACCTGACCTATGCGATCACCAGCAAGCGCAAACTGCTGCAACTCGTGAACGAAGGCCATGTGGACGGCTGGGACGATCCGCGCATGCCGACCATTGTCGGCGTGCGCCGGCGCGGCTTCACGCCGGAAGCGATCCAGTTGTTCTGCGAGCGCATCGGTGTCACCAAGGTCGATTCGTGGATCGACATGAGCGTGTTCGAAGGCGCACTGCGCGACGATCTGGACGACAAGGCTCCGCGCACCGCCGCCGTGCTCGATCCGGTCAAGCTGATTATCGACAACTTCCCGGAAGGCGTGAGCGAGCCGTGCAATGCGCCGGTCCACCCGCATCATCCGGAAATGGGTGTTCGGGAGTTCCCGATCTCGCGCGAACTGTGGATCGAACGCGAAGACTTCAACGAAACGCCGCCGAAGGGCTACTTCCGCCTGTTCCCGGGCAACAAGGTGCGTCTGCGCTACGGCTATGTGATCGAGTGCACCGGCGCGGACAAGGACGAGAACGGCAACATTGTCGCAGTCCACTGCAACTACTTCCCGGACAGCAAATCGGGCACGGAAGGTGCGAACACGTATAAGGTCAAGGGCAACATTCACTGGGTCAGCGCGGCAGCCGCGGTCCCGGCCGAAGTGCGCATCTACGACCGTCTGTTCAAGGAACCGCAACCGGACGCCGGCGGCCGCGACTTCCTCGAAGCATTGAATCCGGACTCGAAGCGCGTGGTCAACGCCTACCTCGAGCCGGGTGCGCGCGACGCACTGCCGGAACAGCGCTATCAGTTCGAGCGCCACGGCTATTTCGTCGCCGACCGGGTCGATTCGAAACCGGGCAAACCCGTATTCAATCGCATCGTCAGCTTGCGCGACAGTTGGGGCAAGCCGGCGTAA
- a CDS encoding DUF427 domain-containing protein → MTEKSIKVPGPDHPITIEPDKVHVVVTIAGRVIADTRNALVLREASYPPVYYIPRNDVEMTLLERTDHATYCPYKGDCAYYSIPIGGERAVNAVWTYEAPYAPVKEIAQHLAFYPNRVDSIDVQPAE, encoded by the coding sequence ATGACTGAAAAATCCATCAAGGTACCCGGTCCCGATCATCCGATCACGATCGAGCCGGACAAAGTCCACGTGGTGGTCACGATAGCCGGCCGCGTGATCGCGGATACTCGCAATGCGCTCGTGCTGCGCGAGGCGTCGTATCCACCGGTGTATTACATTCCACGCAATGACGTCGAGATGACGCTGCTGGAACGCACCGATCACGCGACCTACTGCCCGTACAAAGGCGATTGCGCGTACTACAGCATTCCGATTGGCGGCGAGCGGGCAGTGAATGCGGTCTGGACCTACGAAGCGCCCTACGCGCCCGTGAAGGAGATCGCCCAGCATCTGGCGTTCTATCCGAACCGGGTCGATTCCATCGACGTGCAGCCGGCAGAGTAA
- a CDS encoding NUDIX hydrolase — translation MSARVVSCGVVLLDPDGRVLLAHATETSHWDIPKGHGEEGEAPHVTALREMVEETGIVIAPERLKDLGLFVYRRDKDLHLFAARATDDELDLSSCTCTSLFPRRSDGTLIPEMDAYRWAEPDEVERYASRSLTRLFQTTLSLAELHRTL, via the coding sequence ATGAGCGCGCGGGTCGTCTCGTGCGGCGTCGTGCTGCTCGACCCGGACGGCCGGGTGCTGCTCGCCCACGCCACCGAAACGTCTCACTGGGACATTCCGAAAGGGCATGGCGAAGAGGGCGAGGCGCCACACGTCACGGCGTTGCGCGAGATGGTCGAGGAGACCGGTATCGTGATTGCGCCCGAGCGGTTGAAGGATCTCGGACTGTTCGTCTACCGCCGCGATAAGGATTTGCATCTGTTCGCGGCGCGCGCGACGGACGACGAACTCGATCTGTCTTCGTGCACCTGCACATCGCTGTTTCCACGCCGCTCCGACGGCACGCTGATCCCCGAAATGGACGCATACCGCTGGGCCGAGCCGGACGAAGTCGAGCGGTACGCGAGCCGCAGTCTCACACGTCTTTTCCAGACCACGCTTTCGCTCGCGGAACTGCATCGAACGCTATAG